In Micropterus dolomieu isolate WLL.071019.BEF.003 ecotype Adirondacks linkage group LG09, ASM2129224v1, whole genome shotgun sequence, the DNA window GGCCAGAGTGGCTCTGAACTGAAGACTTAAGAGAAACTCAAGTCAGACTGAACATTGAGTCAGAAAAGATTTTCTTTCTCTAAATCGTCTGatgaagctgtttttcagaCTGAAGGCAGGTCTCTCGctttactgatgcttgtatgttgttcctcaaatgttaGTCGCTTTGGAAAAAAGCGTCTGCCGCTTGAGGAAACGTGTTCCTGACGTGTGTTTATCTGAGTTTATGTGTTCACACGAGTGTTTTCATACctacatgtgtgtgttctgtgtgtgcgctgatGTCTTATATCTGACGCCGGTTGGTCCTGGATCGTCTTTTGGCCGCTCGGTTTCTCACCAGAGCTTTGGGCTGAGGAATGATTGGCTGAGGGGGGGGTAAGGGGCTCTGAGGGGcctggacggggctctggataACAAGGATAGGGCTCTGTGGCGGGATGGCAGGGCTCTGAGGTTTGGCTGAGCGAGAGCTGAACTTTTTCTTCCCTCCTTCTTCGGAGTCGGAGTTCTCATCATCTGTGAGAAAAACAGAAGTCTTCAATATCAAATAAAAGCATtatgaaattaaagctgcagcaGCGATGAGCGGGCCTTCCCGCACACCAGGCGTGACGCTTCTGCTGTGTCGTGGTCGGTGAACGCAGCTCTGAATTTTTATCAATATTGGACACTGCATGTTTTCaagcctctctctccctctgtgtgtttgtttgtctgatgATGGCTCTGAATTTTCATGCTTTCTGGACACAGGAAAGAGTTAAACATCACTTCCTGCGTCCACTACGTGCCGCTACAGAACACCTGCTAACTATAGGCCATGTTCCAGTAGACCAAGCGTAAAGCACTTCCAAAGGTTCAGGGAAATCAAATGATGATTGTCACACTAGGGCTAATTCCTGTTGCCAGGGATGAAGTGCATATCAGAGAAGTTATTAATGAATCAGTATATTTACCAGCAGTTGGCTGAtatgcatttacatttgaatacattttaaacattgcATGAAGCAGTTTCATATCAGTATCAACATCGGTCCACTATGCAATGCTAGTGAACACATGAGAATTATATAGGCTGTAAATGTCTTCTTTGAAGTCTcttctaaaacacacttttattggaAAGCATATCTGTATTATATTTGTACTAGTAGTGGAAGAAGGAGGATTCTGTTCTGCATTCTGTTGGTGTATATctagaaaaacaaaattcttAACTCAAAGAGCATTTAGtctctttcttctgcagctttCACCCTCTAAAACCTTTACGACagctgaaaacatttcattcacTGAGGATGATTTTTCTGCTGCTCCATAGTGACCTAACAAGTGAATTAATGCAGCCTACCTACATGGCACCGTCACCTATTTCAAACAAGTTGGTAAAGGTACAAATTGTGAAACATCAAAATTCAACGGCATGCCACGGACATGACATTCGAAGGAAACTCAACAGTTtcaaaatttatatatatataatttttctttAGACTGCACTGCCCATATTTTGAATacggctccaagaggctttttttaTAGTTCAGAGAAGAAACATCTGCCTCTCAAATTTTGAACATCAATGTGAAATGCACGCCATAGCATTTCCAAGGTATTGGCATATGGATTTGTTCAGGACTCAAATGTTACATTTGGGAAAGATTTGACCACTTGCAGTTCAGTTACACTCTACTTTCTGTTTCATACCAAAACATGGAAATTTGACGCCTTGCAACAGCAACACCATTTGATGAAAACTCAAAAGCTTTGCAATTTAACATCACAATGGTCTTTAGATTGCACTGcccaaatttggtgtcgatcTGATTAATTCTCTTGGAGTTTAAGTACGGACCGTGTAAATGGCAAAATGTTCATtgaaaatggctgacttcctgttgggtttagggtataCCTTAAAGAGGCTTATTTAGTGTACgttattattatataagtgTTATTTCATCATTCTCATTTCATATTATTAGTTAtaattatttcattatagacattttaatttcaaaataccTGTTCAgtcttttgtatttcaaaatagCATTTTTCGTAACATTGGTGATGTCACCGTCCTCTTACCTGTCAGCCAATAACATTTCTGCTGTGTATTAAGTTAGCAAGTTCAAGTTACCAGAATTAGCCGTTAGCTCATGTTAGCTAGAGAAACATCAATGTCAAAGTAATTCTGAATCAACAATCTGCTGCTGCAAAGAGacacacagcacagacacaTAAACTAAACCTCTGTCTTGACTCTCAGCCTTAGCCTAACAAGACTGCCAACGCTGCCTTACCTGCAGGAGAACTAGCTAGGCCAGCTGTTTTGCTTAGTTTATTACTCAGCATCAGAGTGATGATTTATCAAACTAACTTTTCTGATCAGTTATTACATGTTATGGTACATCAAGTAAATGGGCCTCTTATATCTGATAATCCTGCTCTGAACCCGGTTCCTTTGTGTTCTGCAGTACTGTGTCACATGCAGGAGGGGCTGTATTCAGTTTTCTGACAATATATTGGTCAGATAATCTCATCTCAAGTTTCTGGATATTTTATTAAACCTAAATGTAAAGGATAAGGAACACTTCAGTTTATCTGAAAAATATTAAAGTACCATCACCTTTCTAGTGTTTTACATCTCCCTAACTTGCCCCCCAACACAGCCTGTCCAGGCAGATGGCTGCCGGTCCAGGTTCTGCTCGAAGTCTCTGCCTGTTAAAAGAGgttttccttgccactgtggCCGAGTTCTGCTCATAGTGGAAACTGTTTGgtgtctgtaaataatattacagagTTGGGTCTAGACCTActctatatgaaaagtacaGTGAGATAACCTCTGTTATGAACTGAAAATTCAATTGAGTTATGAAACTCGGTCTCACCATCTCCATCCTCCTCACTGTTTACAGCAGCTGCGGGTTCTGAAAATAATCAATCAACAGAAActtttataaaaacacaaaaaaactgacTTAAACAGATATTCAGAGGTAGAAGAAGAAAACGTACCAGGTGCTGTCACCTGATTGGCTGCTGGAGCTACAAAGAACACAACATTAAAaccaaatgaatgaatggatagATGAAGAGTTCATACTTTGATAAATAATTGGGTGAGAGGCTTTATAGATGAATGAAGATATATAAGATCAATTAATGGGCCACTTTGTTAGGTATACCTGTTAAAGCGAATATCtgttcagccaatcacatggcaacAACAGTTCAAagcgagcatcagaatggggaagaaaggggatttaagtgactttgaacgtgacATGGTTGTTGGGGCCAGACGAGCTGGTCTGAGTGTTTCAGAAACTGATGGGAGTTTagagagaatggtctgaaaaagaggaaatatccagtgagcagcagttcTCTGGCTCTGAAGGAGAATGGCCAGAATtgttcaagctgatagaaggcAAAAGTAAAGCTCAGGTCAACAGATCCTAAGGTTAATGTTAAGGTACATTATTTATCACATACACATAGCgagattcatcctctgcatttaacccatgcctgaagggagcagtgggcagcctgTGCAAAGCCCGTGGATCAACTCTAGATTGAAATGCAGTGCCAGGTCAAacagcactgactggagaacctacctaacatgtttttaatggtGGGGGAACCCAgagaaaacccacgcagacGTGGGAGAAGGGACATGGGACatgctccacacagaaaggccgggatgACCGGGGTTCGAACCCAGAACCTTCTTGCTAGGCCACCGTGCTGCTATCCTATTAATTTTCCCTGAAAAGTATGAGATTTGACACGCGTGGTGCACACTAGATACGCTACGGCGAGATGACTGGCATAAACACGACTCACTCTCAATTTAATGTAAATGAGTTCTTCCAATGCAACACAAGGCTCACAAAACTCCCATCAAATATGAATCAAGACACTGTTACCGGACTGCCTATTTCTCacctcaaatgttttcagaaacatATGTTAGTGTACTGTTTAGCTCTAATATGAGAAACCGCCCAGCTTTATTTTCTTCAACCACCAGCTGGAGCATCCTTTGATCCATTCATGCACAAGAGCATCTCTGTATGCACAACACGGTGACCCTGAAGCCGACGGGCTGCAGCAGCAAGACCGGGTGCCCCTCCTGTCAGCAAAGAATAGGTGGCTGAGGTATAATTAGCACAGACTCAAGAAATCTGGACAATGGAATACTGGAAAaccgttgcctggtctgataagtctcgatttcagctgccaCATtgagatggtagggtcagaatttgaaCAACAGGAAAggatggatccatcctgcctcgTATCAGcggttcaggctgctggtggaggtgtgggggatattttcttggcacactttgggccccttggCACCAACTGAACATCGTTTAAAGGCGACAGCCTACCGGAGTATTGCTGCTGACCGTGTCCACCCCTTTATGACccagtgtaccatcttctgatgcTACTTCCTGCAGGATAATGCTCCGTGTCACAAAGCTcagatcatctcaaactggtttcttgaagaTGACAATGAGTTCTCTgaactccagtggcctccacaggcACCAGATCTCAGTCCTGTAGAGCACCTTTGTGACTCGCATCAtaatgtgcagctgacaaatctgcagcactGCGTGATGATGTCATGTCAACATGGAGCAAAATCTGTGAGGTATGTTtccagcaccttgttgaatctaTGCACCCAAGAATctaggcagttctgaaggcaatagggggtccaacccagtactagcaaggtgttcctaataaagtggccagtgaatGTGTATGGTGTTCTCACCATCTGCAGTCTCTGAACTGGAGCTGCTGGTATCTGaaacacatcaacacatttcagtttattaTCTTCATGATATTCTCAGAGCTGCTGGCACACATGAACAGGTGAGTTACAGGTACCAACCAACTCACATCAACGTGATCATGAATGTTTGCGCTGTGAGATGCTCTGATGGACCTGATATCAGGAAATAACTTCCCCTTCAGGTAAATATGATGTTAAAGTGCTGGTTCTTTGCTCAATTATTCATCCTGACAGtaacatcatcatcagcagcatCAGCATCATCGTCATGTTCCTACCTGAAGGTCCTCCTCCATAATACTGGGATTCATCTGGAATAAATCAATTCAAACAAAGATTATCTATCCTGCTTTATATGGAAAGACAGATCTTTTTTAGAATCTTCTCACTTATCCAGCTTAGAGTTTTcaaaggagggttaaatcaagggcagctggacttgatAGAATATACTCGAAGACGTTTCATCTCTCATCCGAGacgcttcttcagttctgactggctGCAGGGAGTCCCAGTTTCACCGACCACAACGACCACAACGACCACAATGACTGTCGTTCCAACAGCCATGAGCACCAACACACCAAGAGGTATCCATCACCTTGGTAAAGACCCCACACTGGTTAAACAGCtggaagtctcttggatgagagacAAAACGTCTTTGagtgtcttcaaccaagtccagcttcTTGAATGAACCTTTCTTGGATCGCTCatcatgtatttgttaaatGATAAAACTGCAGCCCTGTTTTACTAATCTGGCTTCCGTCAGATGTGACGGCAGGTAAATAACAGGTGTAAATAATCAAATGAACTCAGTTTCAAGGTCCTGGTTCATGCTGATTCAGTGTCACACTGTTGTGGGGACACTTGTGGTAACACTTTACTACTGagacaagaaaaaatttaataaaagattATTTATCAGGTTAAACCACTAGATGTCAGAATAACACAGGAATAAAACCTTTGTAAAAACTACCCGATTCTACTGAGACTTTATGAACACATTCATGTTAAACTTCACTTGAATTCCAAAATATCTGCTCAttatattcagcctcacatgaAAAGAACAATGAAAGCATTTCTTGTAACCGCAGTGAcagagcaaataaaaataaatctaaaacatGTAGTAGGCTTACTGTCGTATCTTATATTACAACCGGTACCAGGCCCATTCGCCCCTCAGACTGTTTGTGAAGGTGGGGGGGCTTGCTGGTCCAGTTAACAACAGATGATGTAATGCTGGTCACATTAAGATCAAGCAACGGATCTGCTTGCTGTGGGACTCCGGCCATATTATCTGCCAGCAAACTTAATCTGTTCTTTAACAGATGTGAAACAATGGCTCCTGCTCATCCCCCCTCTAACTCAATTGTTGGCTTCCCTCCAACCCCACtgctcccccctcctccttctcactGTCCCCCACCCTCCTGGGGCTTGTCTtgcagtgaaattctgaatgggcgagtagaggctactggctttaaatccAGAATGTCGGCTGTTTTTCtacaaaccaataaatcacaatcaacagtagAGAGGCACACGAGTCTCGCTGACGTCGCCTGAGATCGAACGTCTGCATTAAATGTGTTGCTGGGAaacagcggtgtgtttacagcgaacagccgATGGAGTTGAGCTAAATACTGTGTCCTGAGTTGTTGTTTGAGGTTTTTCCACAGAGCagaagtcggtctcctcctctcctgataacagcaggtaattaagctcgttaaacatcctGTTCCTCCGGcgctcaggcgacacagacgtgttgctgcagctgatctgcagctcctGACGCTGGAAATGTTGTTAATAATGTTAacaaccttccaaactgtctccattttatttttgtgttgctttctctgtgagGGAGTTATTTTTAGAACTAGATGTTTttttccagtttgttattaaacatgtaacaaactttatcgtgTCTCTCTCCATTTTACtctcacacaaaaaagctgcctTAATGGTCGAGCACAGCCTGTagcttttcattatattccagtcaaatctgatgttcatttataaatgtcactcatggatagtggttacaaataatgatgcctgtgcatcgctttgtacgGTGTACAGGCCTACAGCCCTACAGCCtatgtcagctggttaatttgcctaatcgtTGCAGGACCACAGTGGAAAAGCACACAGCAgtggctgaaggaaccttttagttccttgaaaagagatctggggacttaaaagtcaaAATACGGCTGAAGACTTCTAGTTCCTGTCCCAAAGACACCAACGTCCCAGTGGCTCCaaggactacagacctgtagcaCTGACCTCCCAAATAATGAAGACCCTGAAGAGTGGTTCTGGAACAGTTGTCCATGGTCTGACCTCTCCTGGACCCCCTCCAGTTTGCCTACCAACCCAACTCGGGGTTGAGGACGCCATAATCTTCCTGCTCAGTCACACCTACGTCCATCATGAGAAGTCAGTGAGCATTGTGAGGGTCATGAACAGGAAGGGACcgtccccaaactgtttccacaaagggAGCATAAAATtatccaaaatgtcttggtctGCTGAAGCATTAACTGTTCCTTTCTCAGGAAGTGAGGGCCCAaaccctgaaaaacaaccccacaccataaacccccctccaccaaactttacacttggcacagTGCAGTCAAgcaagtaccgttctcctggcaaccgccaaacccagactcgttCATGGGATTgtcagacagagaagcgtgattggTCACTCCAGAtaacacgtctccactgctctagtgtccagtggcggcgtgctttacaccgctgcatccgacgctttgcattgcacttggtgatgtaaggcttggatacAGCTGCTCGGCcgtggaaacccattccatgcagctctctacgcactgttcttgagctaatccgAAGGCCACACGATGTTTGGGGGTCTGTAGCTGTTGACTTCTACGCACTGTGCACCTCAGCATACATTGACCCCGCTCTGTGATGttagtttctgttgttcccaatcgcctccactttgttataataccactaacagctgactgtggaatatttagtagtgaggaaattccATGAATGGACTTACTGCACAGGTGGCAGCCTATCACGGTACCAcccttgaattcactgagctcctgagagcgacctgttctttcacaaatgtttgtagaagcaagATGTTCTCACTCCGGACTCGCCAAATATtgatgcttggtcaaggccctttggcgttgctttttaacaccctgggtaccccttttgcGCCATTGATTGACatttagggctccgcggtcaagttagcaacacttaacaacaacaaatatgtaacTTCCGGTGAAGTTAGCTAGCATTTccaaacatcgccattttgaaacggcgcgttattaaagttgtgaaacgttgcagtttggttaggtttatccacaaaaagtacttggttgggtttaggaaataaaactacttggttaaggttaggaaaagatcatgttttgggttaaaattactatgtacgtcagttaacacgtaactAACTTCACTTATGTCAATTTACGTAACTTGTCTAacttgaccatgtgtccatatgtgacgagttgtggagtgagaacaggttggtaGAAGGAGTCTGCATGCCTAgttgcttgattttatacacctgtggccataGAAGTGATTGGAACAACTGAATTCAATGATGGGGGActgtcccaatacttttgtcAATATAGTGCATacttacattcattcatttagctgacgcttttatccaaagcgacttacaatttctCTATATGTCAGACTCTATATGCTATATGTCCTCTGGAGCAGCgaggggttcagtgtcttgctcacagtggattcgaacctggGTCTCTTAGACCAAAGgcgtgtgtcttatccactgcaccataaCCAATCCATTacatattgtattatatatattatatattt includes these proteins:
- the si:ch211-133n4.6 gene encoding uncharacterized protein si:ch211-133n4.6, producing MLTRNVVLLFSLFILLVKADLDSKDAGIQAMSTDKDSTSDEAPTESMNAVSPDQPDESQYYGGGPSDTSSSSSETADAPAANQVTAPEPAAAVNSEEDGDDDENSDSEEGGKKKFSSRSAKPQSPAIPPQSPILVIQSPVQAPQSPLPPPQPIIPQPKALVRNRAAKRRSRTNRRQI